From a region of the Methanolinea sp. genome:
- a CDS encoding homocysteine biosynthesis protein, translated as MEKTIDLIRERIRDGNARVVTAEEMPVIVEELGEEGALREVDVVTTGTFGAMCSSGAFLNFGHADPPIKMERVWLNDVEAYGGIAAVDAYIGATQKSTTREEYYGGAHVIEDFVSGKTVELRALSTGTDCYPRRTITTEILLENLNEATMVNPRNGYQRYNAATNSTDRTLSTYMGMLLPNCGNISFSGSGLLNPITNDPAFRVIGSGVPAFLCGAPGMIVGEGTQHSPAGGFGTLMVTADMKRMSPDFLRAATMTGYGVTLYVGLGIPLPVLDLDMVRSTAVRDEDIIVDIIDYGIPSRDRPSLRKVSYAELKSGGIELNGEEVRTSPLSSYRRAREVALTLKSWVEEGKLDLALPTRKIDATRKAHPLRETVQGPRVLDIMDRKVFSIGQDEEIRSAAQKLLKGETNHLPVIDSSGRLVGIVTTYDISKAVVNPGKAKRVRDIMKKRVITTTMEEPVDIAVRKLEKHNISALPVVDREERVIGMLTAMNLGKLFGGRWLK; from the coding sequence ATGGAAAAGACCATCGACCTGATCAGGGAACGGATCAGGGACGGAAATGCACGGGTGGTCACGGCAGAGGAGATGCCCGTAATCGTCGAAGAACTGGGTGAGGAAGGCGCACTCCGCGAAGTCGACGTAGTCACCACCGGGACATTCGGGGCCATGTGCTCGTCCGGGGCCTTCCTGAATTTCGGACATGCCGATCCTCCTATCAAGATGGAGCGGGTATGGCTCAATGATGTCGAGGCATATGGGGGAATTGCTGCAGTCGACGCGTACATCGGTGCAACCCAGAAATCGACCACGCGGGAGGAATATTACGGTGGCGCCCATGTCATTGAAGACTTCGTATCGGGTAAAACAGTCGAGCTGCGGGCACTCTCGACCGGGACGGACTGCTATCCCCGGCGGACCATCACCACCGAGATCCTGCTCGAGAACCTCAACGAAGCCACCATGGTCAATCCCCGGAATGGGTACCAGCGGTACAACGCAGCAACCAATTCCACTGACCGGACACTAAGCACCTACATGGGGATGCTCCTTCCGAACTGTGGAAATATCAGCTTCTCGGGATCCGGGCTCCTCAATCCCATCACGAACGATCCGGCATTCCGCGTAATCGGGAGCGGTGTGCCGGCATTTCTCTGCGGGGCGCCGGGGATGATCGTTGGCGAGGGGACCCAGCACTCCCCTGCCGGAGGTTTCGGGACACTGATGGTCACTGCCGATATGAAAAGGATGTCCCCGGATTTTCTCAGGGCGGCCACCATGACCGGGTACGGCGTCACCCTCTATGTGGGCCTGGGCATACCGCTGCCGGTTCTGGATCTGGACATGGTCCGCTCGACTGCGGTTCGGGATGAGGATATAATCGTGGATATCATCGACTATGGGATTCCATCCCGGGATCGGCCCTCCCTGCGGAAGGTCAGTTACGCAGAGCTGAAGAGCGGGGGCATCGAGCTGAATGGTGAAGAGGTTCGAACGTCTCCGCTCTCCAGTTACCGGCGCGCCCGGGAGGTCGCACTCACCCTGAAGTCCTGGGTGGAGGAGGGGAAGCTCGACCTTGCCCTGCCGACCCGGAAGATCGATGCCACCAGGAAAGCCCATCCCCTTCGAGAGACCGTCCAGGGCCCGCGAGTCCTCGATATCATGGACCGGAAGGTGTTCTCCATCGGCCAGGACGAGGAGATACGCTCGGCGGCCCAGAAGCTCCTGAAGGGCGAAACAAACCACCTGCCTGTGATAGATTCCAGCGGGAGGCTGGTGGGGATCGTGACCACCTACGACATTTCGAAAGCGGTGGTCAATCCTGGCAAAGCGAAGAGGGTCAGAGACATCATGAAGAAACGGGTGATCACTACCACGATGGAAGAACCGGTGGACATCGCGGTCAGGAAGCTTGAGAAGCATAACATCAGTGCACTCCCGGTTGTCGACCGCGAAGAGCGGGTGATAGGGATGCTTACGGCAATGAACCTCGGCAAGCTCTTCGGCGGACGGTGGCTGAAATGA
- a CDS encoding Nif3-like dinuclear metal center hexameric protein, producing the protein MDIGEIIQELERIAPPDLAEEMDTGKIGLVIEGKREVRQVACSLDVTLPVVRAAIRMDADLLVVHHTPLWVPVTTISGLLAALLREIFTAGMNVYVMHTNFDHATGGINDTLASILDLSGTSPMSLGVCGDCHLTLPEIARRLRAPLIAWGQPPLPCRLGVVGGSGFDLDLIEEAASLGAEAFLSADLKHATARASPLPLLQSSHYALEAPGMRALAGKMGWGFIDDPPVTTVWT; encoded by the coding sequence ATGGATATAGGAGAGATCATACAGGAACTCGAGCGGATCGCTCCGCCGGACCTGGCTGAGGAGATGGATACGGGGAAGATCGGGCTCGTCATCGAAGGAAAAAGGGAAGTCCGGCAGGTGGCATGCTCACTCGATGTCACCCTCCCGGTCGTCAGGGCAGCGATCAGGATGGATGCCGATCTCCTGGTTGTGCACCACACCCCGCTCTGGGTGCCCGTGACGACGATCTCCGGCCTTCTTGCCGCACTCCTGCGGGAGATCTTTACCGCGGGAATGAACGTGTATGTGATGCATACCAATTTCGACCATGCCACTGGCGGGATCAACGATACCCTTGCCTCGATCCTGGACCTCTCCGGGACAAGCCCCATGAGCCTCGGTGTCTGCGGGGACTGCCACCTCACCCTGCCCGAGATCGCCCGCCGGCTCAGGGCACCGCTCATTGCCTGGGGCCAACCGCCCCTCCCCTGCAGGCTCGGTGTAGTGGGAGGGAGCGGGTTTGATCTCGATTTGATCGAGGAAGCTGCATCTCTTGGCGCAGAAGCGTTTCTCTCTGCCGACCTGAAACATGCCACGGCCCGGGCTTCGCCGCTCCCTCTCCTCCAGAGCAGCCACTATGCTCTCGAAGCACCGGGGATGCGGGCGCTTGCCGGGAAGATGGGATGGGGATTTATCGATGATCCCCCGGTAACAACGGTATGGACGTAG
- a CDS encoding SWIM zinc finger family protein: MDVEDFFTRLRNKGELTPALREEIIRMFGDRGRKALKAIDEHRIKKYLDFYIVVGTSGEYIVEDEFCTCPVYFYRGGGCWHVLAVKIAALSGDYESYDLWYQDCWNAGSPTCKQYLS; encoded by the coding sequence ATGGACGTAGAGGACTTTTTCACCCGGCTCCGGAATAAAGGAGAACTTACCCCTGCACTCCGGGAGGAGATCATCCGCATGTTCGGGGACCGGGGACGAAAGGCCCTCAAGGCCATCGATGAGCACCGGATCAAGAAATACCTGGACTTCTATATCGTAGTCGGCACATCGGGCGAATATATCGTCGAAGACGAGTTCTGCACCTGCCCGGTTTATTTTTACCGGGGTGGCGGTTGCTGGCATGTCCTTGCGGTAAAGATCGCTGCACTCTCAGGGGACTACGAGTCATATGACCTCTGGTACCAGGACTGCTGGAACGCCGGTTCTCCGACCTGCAAACAATATTTATCGTAG
- the alaS gene encoding alanine--tRNA ligase produces the protein MLEEEYQLEYFTTHGLTRKICRKCGAAFWTRKLDQEICGDAPCETYNFIGNPVFRQHTVDGMREAFLSFFEKNNHTRIERYPVVARWRDDIYLTIASIADFQPWVTGGIVPPPANPLAISQPCIRLNDLDSVGRSGRHLTLFEMMAHHAFNSDSKEIYWKERTLELCEQFLSSIGGNLEQVTYKEHPWIGGGNAGPSLEVLIGGLEVATLVFMNLGRQKTDKPPVDLHGELYYPMKNWIVDTGYGLERFVWASRGSPTIYDAVFPEMVSRVMESAGLDHFLDNHEYTKILSLNARFAGVMDISGANLFQLRKKVAAAIDVPIEKLDRMITPVEKVYAIVDHTRCLAYMLGDCIVPSNVREGYLARLVIRRTLRMMNELGIPDHLADLIEQQLRIVGTRSFEQDIVVVREIVDREVEKYHATLSRGSKIVQKVAKTYKNRRERVPLKEIITLYDSHGIPPEITRDIAVAEGAVIDLPDNFYSLIADMHSQSGEEEEQDPFARFRDRIGGLPQTRKLFYEQPCDMEFDAMVLDCFEGYAVLDQTLFYPEGGGQPADTGMLISAESMVRVDDVHKIGDVIVHHTSGGLLRRGDRVKGIVDEERRWSLMRHHTATHLLLRAAKEVLGAHIHQAGAQKGEESARLDIRHFKHITSEELHRIEVIANRMVMSDQPVDIKHEDRTKAEQMYGFALYQGGVPPGREIRIVQVAGDIEACAGTHCRSTGEIGMIKIIRVEHIQDGIERLEYAVGMAAVEYVHQLEKIINDSAAVLSVQQENLPSSVQRFFTEWKDQKKEIERMAQRMVEMEIERLVPETVGGVPVVVRRIDLAPRDLASIASRVSDQGGVALLVSGIERAHVVLMSGSSKVNAGGIIGQVCGLLGGKGGGSPTLAQGGGPDIDNIELALKIGKERIFSALHD, from the coding sequence ATGCTCGAGGAAGAATACCAGCTCGAATATTTTACCACCCATGGGCTGACCCGAAAGATCTGCCGGAAATGTGGAGCGGCGTTCTGGACAAGGAAACTGGACCAGGAGATCTGCGGTGACGCGCCCTGCGAGACCTACAATTTCATCGGAAACCCTGTCTTCCGGCAACATACCGTCGATGGGATGCGGGAGGCTTTCCTCTCGTTCTTCGAGAAGAACAACCACACCCGGATCGAACGCTACCCGGTAGTGGCCCGCTGGCGGGACGATATCTACCTGACGATCGCCTCTATCGCCGACTTCCAGCCATGGGTAACCGGTGGAATAGTGCCCCCTCCGGCAAACCCGCTGGCCATCTCCCAGCCCTGCATCCGGTTGAACGATCTCGACTCGGTAGGAAGGTCGGGAAGGCACCTGACGCTCTTCGAGATGATGGCCCACCACGCCTTCAATTCTGATTCCAAAGAGATCTATTGGAAGGAGCGGACGCTTGAACTGTGCGAACAGTTTCTCTCTTCTATCGGTGGCAATCTCGAGCAGGTCACCTACAAGGAGCATCCCTGGATTGGTGGCGGTAACGCCGGACCAAGCCTTGAAGTTCTCATTGGCGGCCTCGAAGTCGCCACCCTGGTCTTCATGAACCTCGGACGGCAGAAGACTGACAAGCCCCCCGTGGATCTCCATGGCGAGCTCTATTATCCCATGAAGAACTGGATAGTGGATACCGGTTATGGCCTGGAGCGTTTTGTATGGGCATCACGCGGTTCGCCAACCATCTACGATGCCGTGTTTCCAGAAATGGTCAGCAGGGTGATGGAATCGGCAGGGCTCGATCACTTCCTCGATAACCATGAGTATACCAAGATTCTCTCTTTAAATGCCAGGTTCGCCGGCGTGATGGATATCTCCGGTGCCAACCTTTTCCAACTCCGCAAGAAGGTAGCTGCGGCAATCGATGTCCCCATCGAGAAGCTTGACCGGATGATCACCCCAGTAGAGAAAGTGTATGCCATCGTGGATCATACCCGCTGCCTGGCTTATATGCTGGGGGACTGCATCGTCCCCTCGAATGTCAGGGAAGGCTATCTCGCCAGGCTGGTCATCAGGAGAACGCTTCGGATGATGAACGAGCTCGGCATCCCGGACCATCTCGCCGACCTGATCGAGCAGCAGTTACGGATCGTGGGCACCCGATCGTTTGAACAGGACATCGTTGTCGTGCGGGAGATTGTCGACCGGGAGGTGGAAAAATACCATGCAACCCTATCCCGGGGATCGAAGATCGTCCAGAAAGTGGCAAAGACCTACAAGAACCGGCGGGAAAGGGTTCCACTCAAGGAGATCATCACCCTCTACGATTCCCATGGGATACCGCCCGAGATCACCCGGGATATCGCTGTTGCGGAAGGGGCTGTCATCGATCTCCCGGACAACTTCTACTCACTGATCGCCGATATGCACTCCCAGTCCGGGGAGGAGGAGGAACAGGACCCGTTTGCCCGTTTCCGCGACCGTATCGGCGGCCTGCCCCAGACCCGGAAGCTCTTTTACGAGCAGCCCTGCGATATGGAGTTCGATGCCATGGTGCTCGATTGCTTCGAGGGGTATGCGGTGCTCGATCAGACCCTCTTTTATCCCGAAGGGGGCGGACAGCCTGCAGATACCGGCATGTTGATCAGTGCCGAGAGCATGGTGCGGGTGGATGACGTCCACAAGATCGGGGACGTCATCGTGCACCATACTTCAGGCGGCCTGCTCCGCAGGGGCGACCGGGTGAAGGGGATCGTTGATGAAGAGCGCCGCTGGTCCCTCATGCGCCATCACACCGCGACCCATCTTCTCCTCCGGGCGGCAAAGGAGGTTCTCGGGGCACACATTCACCAGGCCGGGGCGCAGAAAGGGGAGGAGAGCGCCAGGCTCGATATCCGTCACTTCAAGCATATCACTTCCGAAGAACTGCACCGGATCGAGGTTATTGCCAACCGGATGGTGATGAGCGACCAGCCGGTGGATATCAAACACGAGGACCGAACAAAGGCGGAACAAATGTACGGGTTTGCGCTCTACCAGGGAGGCGTGCCTCCGGGCAGGGAGATCCGGATTGTCCAGGTCGCCGGAGACATCGAGGCCTGCGCAGGTACCCATTGCCGGTCTACGGGAGAGATCGGGATGATCAAGATCATCAGGGTTGAGCATATCCAGGACGGGATCGAGCGGCTCGAGTACGCTGTCGGCATGGCGGCAGTGGAGTATGTCCACCAGCTGGAAAAGATCATCAACGACTCCGCGGCTGTCCTTTCTGTACAGCAGGAGAACCTTCCATCCTCTGTCCAGCGGTTCTTTACCGAGTGGAAAGACCAGAAAAAGGAGATCGAGCGAATGGCTCAGCGCATGGTGGAGATGGAGATCGAAAGGCTCGTTCCCGAGACGGTGGGTGGAGTGCCGGTGGTTGTCCGCAGGATCGACCTTGCGCCGCGGGATCTTGCGTCCATCGCATCGCGGGTATCTGACCAGGGGGGCGTTGCCCTCTTAGTCAGCGGCATCGAACGAGCCCACGTGGTGTTGATGTCCGGGAGCAGCAAGGTGAACGCCGGGGGGATCATCGGGCAGGTCTGCGGCCTCCTCGGAGGGAAAGGCGGCGGGTCCCCGACCCTGGCCCAGGGCGGCGGGCCGGATATCGACAATATCGAGCTCGCACTCAAGATTGGGAAGGAACGGATATTTTCGGCATTGCATGACTGA
- a CDS encoding helix-turn-helix transcriptional regulator has protein sequence MTDDVIVLQPGDERAQKIGKAISSQTAGDILTILSQGPKTASDLTGLLSIPMGTLKYHIDNLLEAGLIEISETRYSVKGREVKVYRLKDQLVIVAPKVTSIRSILLKYASLFVIVVLASLAVLAILSLFRFPQDMAGTPTFSQDGRGGAGMLAEKAPGAEPVAADRVVNLALAFFLGGCMVALLLFLHEAYKLQKGKI, from the coding sequence ATGACTGACGATGTGATTGTTCTCCAGCCAGGGGACGAACGGGCCCAGAAGATAGGCAAGGCGATATCCAGCCAGACAGCAGGTGATATCCTCACCATCCTCTCGCAGGGGCCAAAGACGGCATCGGATCTGACCGGGCTGCTCAGCATCCCGATGGGTACACTCAAGTACCACATCGACAACCTGCTCGAAGCAGGTCTCATTGAGATCTCCGAGACCCGATATAGCGTCAAGGGAAGAGAGGTGAAGGTCTACCGGCTAAAGGACCAGCTGGTCATCGTTGCTCCGAAAGTAACCAGCATCCGCTCCATCCTCCTGAAATATGCATCGCTTTTCGTCATCGTTGTCCTGGCATCTCTCGCGGTGCTGGCCATACTCTCCCTGTTCCGGTTCCCTCAGGACATGGCGGGAACACCTACTTTCTCTCAGGACGGAAGGGGCGGAGCGGGGATGCTGGCCGAGAAGGCTCCCGGGGCTGAACCGGTCGCGGCAGACCGGGTTGTTAACCTGGCCCTGGCCTTCTTCCTCGGTGGATGCATGGTTGCTCTCCTGCTCTTTTTGCATGAGGCCTACAAATTGCAGAAGGGCAAGATCTAG
- the hisH gene encoding imidazole glycerol phosphate synthase subunit HisH yields MKRIVIVDYGLGNLRSVSRGLEKSGAVPLITSEIEEISAAEGIVLPGVGAFRVGMEQLAAMRQGITDAARSVPVLGICLGMQMLFEWSEEEGHHAGLGLIPGTVRKFPRTPGYKIPHVGWNTLHIVLPDHPLMDGIPEGSYVYFVHSFYAGTQFPNTVATTRFICPFASAVASGTIHGVQFHPEKSGAVGLQILKNFIGLV; encoded by the coding sequence ATGAAGCGTATCGTTATAGTTGATTACGGTCTTGGAAACCTCCGGAGCGTCTCCCGTGGCCTGGAAAAATCGGGAGCAGTACCGCTTATAACCTCCGAGATCGAGGAGATCTCGGCTGCTGAAGGGATAGTGCTCCCCGGTGTGGGGGCATTCCGGGTCGGTATGGAGCAGCTTGCTGCCATGCGGCAGGGCATCACCGATGCCGCCAGATCGGTCCCCGTGCTCGGGATATGCCTCGGCATGCAGATGCTTTTTGAGTGGAGCGAAGAGGAAGGCCATCATGCCGGTCTTGGCCTCATCCCGGGAACCGTGCGAAAATTCCCAAGAACCCCGGGCTACAAGATCCCCCACGTGGGCTGGAACACTCTGCATATCGTGCTCCCCGACCATCCCCTCATGGACGGCATCCCCGAAGGATCGTACGTTTATTTCGTCCATTCATTCTATGCGGGCACGCAGTTTCCCAATACCGTCGCCACCACCCGCTTCATATGTCCGTTTGCCTCCGCAGTCGCATCCGGAACCATTCACGGCGTCCAGTTTCACCCTGAAAAGAGCGGGGCAGTAGGGCTGCAGATCCTCAAAAATTTCATCGGTCTCGTCTAG
- a CDS encoding phosphoadenosine phosphosulfate reductase family protein: MRPAYLGKMHLHWCDICHVPVLSPFCGCGAATRKVALTPPGDARPAFPADCALVNRIYEDHFGAPLIPEGTLALLNKVPDTDRMEEIIIGGCVVGAIRYVTTGKRWEPLPRPEAVRLLRPARRFVEVDEGAVPSIRDKGASVLAPGLRTIDPYVRAGEEVFILAPDGSCAGVGRAKVDADEAMAMDHGAVVRTRKNAPSVCIPGRSTWEDAVVANSLVIEEAEAEAVRFVQEVAGNTARPANISYSGGKDSLATLLVVKKALGTVPLIFIDTGLEFPETLENVTVAARKYGLEVIRVSGKDAFWESFERLGPPAMDYRWCCSACKLRPVRNLIQERWGECLSFIGQRRYESMRRNESKRIFRNGIVKNQISAAPIHNWTALHVWLYLFREQAPWNPLYERGLDRIGCFMCPSSDVAVIEEIREQYPDLWRGWSDRLDDWQEVHGLPPDWVTTGGWRIRGETCDEAYRYS; the protein is encoded by the coding sequence ATGCGGCCGGCTTACCTTGGAAAGATGCATCTCCACTGGTGCGATATCTGCCACGTACCGGTTCTTTCCCCTTTCTGCGGGTGCGGGGCTGCCACGCGGAAGGTCGCGCTCACACCACCGGGTGACGCCCGCCCCGCTTTCCCGGCCGACTGCGCACTGGTCAACCGAATTTACGAGGATCATTTCGGGGCACCGCTCATCCCGGAAGGGACACTTGCTCTCTTAAACAAGGTCCCTGATACCGACCGGATGGAAGAGATCATCATCGGCGGATGCGTTGTCGGTGCTATCCGGTATGTAACCACCGGGAAGCGGTGGGAACCTCTACCCCGTCCCGAAGCGGTCCGATTACTGAGACCTGCACGCAGGTTCGTCGAGGTCGATGAAGGGGCGGTACCTTCGATACGTGACAAGGGTGCCAGTGTCCTTGCGCCTGGTCTTCGGACCATCGATCCATATGTCCGCGCTGGAGAGGAGGTCTTTATCCTCGCACCTGATGGGAGTTGCGCCGGTGTGGGGAGGGCAAAGGTCGATGCCGATGAAGCCATGGCCATGGACCACGGGGCGGTGGTCAGGACCAGAAAAAATGCCCCCTCAGTCTGTATTCCTGGGCGCTCGACATGGGAGGATGCGGTGGTTGCAAACTCGCTGGTCATCGAAGAAGCGGAGGCAGAAGCAGTCCGTTTCGTGCAGGAGGTTGCCGGGAATACCGCCCGGCCGGCGAACATCTCGTATTCGGGAGGCAAGGACAGTCTCGCCACGCTGCTCGTGGTAAAAAAGGCGCTTGGAACAGTGCCCCTCATCTTTATCGATACCGGCCTTGAATTTCCTGAAACGCTCGAGAATGTTACGGTTGCGGCCAGGAAGTACGGGCTCGAAGTGATCCGGGTGAGCGGAAAGGATGCCTTCTGGGAATCTTTCGAACGGCTGGGTCCTCCTGCCATGGACTATCGCTGGTGCTGCAGCGCCTGCAAGCTCCGGCCGGTCCGGAATCTTATTCAGGAACGATGGGGGGAATGTCTCTCCTTTATCGGTCAGCGGAGGTATGAATCGATGCGCCGGAATGAGAGCAAGCGGATCTTCAGAAACGGGATCGTGAAGAACCAGATCTCGGCAGCCCCTATTCATAACTGGACTGCGCTGCATGTATGGCTCTACCTGTTCCGCGAACAGGCCCCCTGGAACCCCCTCTATGAGCGGGGGCTCGACCGGATCGGGTGTTTCATGTGCCCTTCCAGCGATGTAGCGGTTATCGAAGAGATACGGGAACAGTACCCGGATTTGTGGCGCGGGTGGAGCGACCGGCTCGATGACTGGCAGGAGGTTCATGGACTGCCGCCGGATTGGGTGACCACAGGCGGTTGGAGGATCAGGGGGGAGACGTGCGATGAAGCGTATCGTTATAGTTGA
- a CDS encoding Na+/H+ antiporter subunit E, whose protein sequence is MIAFLVTFLLAFFIYLLLTAGSGSIGFWSASELIAGAGLGIVVAGITRKFLCRSENYRMVHPLRLLLIPVYILGPFLIEVTMANIDVAVRVITGRIRPGIIRVSSGLKTDLGIFMLANSITLTPGTITVDIDEKTNDLFVHNINIEPGGEEKTVTPARELFSFADIPAWIRRIAE, encoded by the coding sequence ATGATCGCCTTTCTTGTCACATTCCTCCTCGCCTTTTTCATCTACCTTCTTCTGACTGCGGGGAGCGGATCAATCGGGTTCTGGTCAGCTTCTGAACTCATCGCGGGTGCAGGGCTGGGTATCGTCGTGGCAGGAATAACCAGGAAGTTCCTGTGCCGCTCTGAAAACTACCGGATGGTACACCCATTGCGCCTCCTGCTCATACCGGTCTATATCCTCGGACCCTTCCTCATCGAGGTCACCATGGCAAACATAGATGTAGCAGTGCGTGTGATTACCGGCAGGATTCGTCCAGGGATCATCAGGGTATCTTCTGGCCTGAAAACCGATCTCGGAATCTTCATGCTGGCAAACTCGATTACCCTCACCCCTGGGACAATCACGGTCGATATTGATGAGAAGACCAACGACCTGTTCGTCCATAACATCAATATCGAACCCGGTGGTGAAGAGAAGACGGTGACTCCGGCGCGTGAACTCTTCTCCTTTGCCGACATCCCTGCCTGGATACGGAGGATTGCCGAATGA
- a CDS encoding cation:proton antiporter (subunit F of antiporter complex involved in resistance to high concentrations of Na+, K+, Li+ and/or alkali; in S. meliloti it is known to be involved specifically with K+ transport): MMEYFPPVAFILIALVFLAMVRLFHGPTPADRAVAVDTVNTLTVAVLILFGVVYRQIIFIDVAIVYALLSFVSTLFIAKYIGGDL; this comes from the coding sequence ATGATGGAATATTTCCCTCCCGTCGCATTTATCCTGATCGCCCTGGTCTTCCTGGCCATGGTGCGGCTGTTCCACGGACCCACCCCTGCAGACCGGGCGGTCGCCGTTGACACGGTGAATACGCTCACGGTCGCGGTACTGATCCTGTTCGGCGTCGTCTACAGGCAGATCATCTTCATCGATGTGGCTATCGTTTATGCTCTCCTCTCCTTTGTCAGCACCCTCTTCATCGCCAAGTATATCGGGGGTGACCTGTGA
- a CDS encoding monovalent cation/H(+) antiporter subunit G, with the protein MIAEFIIVACLAIGSFFNTLGIIGLLRFPDVYTRMHATTKMTTFGSVFTALAVIIYGIASYLGSAESQYAVLAIHTLIAAVALAFTNALGSHAIARGAHRSGIKPAQAVVDRLEEVRP; encoded by the coding sequence ATGATTGCGGAATTTATCATCGTTGCCTGCCTTGCGATCGGGAGCTTCTTCAACACGCTGGGCATCATCGGTCTCCTCCGGTTCCCGGATGTCTATACCAGGATGCATGCCACCACCAAGATGACCACTTTTGGGTCGGTCTTCACCGCACTGGCAGTGATCATCTACGGGATCGCTTCATACCTGGGAAGTGCCGAGTCCCAGTATGCAGTGCTCGCCATCCATACCCTGATCGCTGCCGTGGCCCTTGCCTTCACGAACGCGCTGGGATCGCATGCAATCGCACGGGGAGCCCACCGGAGCGGTATCAAACCGGCCCAGGCGGTCGTTGACCGGCTGGAGGAGGTTCGGCCATGA
- a CDS encoding DUF4040 domain-containing protein produces MIEVLAHVLVLAGLAISALMVYWFRDLLAATLAAGVFSFLISLEFYILQAPDVAISQAAIGAGLTTAIFIVAIRATSRYEGGGP; encoded by the coding sequence ATGATTGAAGTGCTGGCCCATGTGCTGGTTCTCGCCGGACTCGCCATCTCTGCGCTGATGGTGTACTGGTTCCGGGACCTGCTGGCTGCAACCCTGGCTGCAGGGGTTTTCAGTTTCCTGATATCTCTCGAGTTCTACATACTCCAGGCCCCGGATGTAGCCATCTCCCAGGCAGCAATCGGTGCTGGGCTCACCACGGCCATCTTCATCGTCGCTATCCGGGCAACCAGCCGGTATGAAGGAGGTGGACCATGA
- a CDS encoding sodium:proton antiporter, producing the protein MRMSKLVRTGADLLYPFALIFGLYIIMHGHLTPGGGFQGGAIVATGAAIVIAAWAYEDVAEMIRKVTMKAQESAGLLLFIGAAALALGCGYAFFYNVLANSGGLFGLPVAFGPNPGELDTAGVIPIMNIAVGIEVWGGLTIILLYLLSGLKSEEGT; encoded by the coding sequence ATGAGGATGAGTAAACTTGTGCGGACCGGGGCAGACCTGCTCTACCCCTTTGCACTGATCTTCGGGCTCTATATCATCATGCATGGTCACCTTACCCCGGGAGGCGGGTTCCAGGGCGGCGCAATAGTAGCCACAGGGGCGGCAATCGTGATCGCAGCCTGGGCATACGAGGATGTCGCGGAGATGATCCGGAAGGTGACCATGAAGGCCCAGGAATCGGCAGGGTTGTTGCTCTTCATCGGTGCAGCGGCCCTTGCCCTCGGTTGTGGATACGCCTTCTTCTATAACGTCCTTGCCAACTCGGGCGGCCTGTTCGGCCTGCCTGTTGCCTTCGGGCCAAACCCCGGTGAGCTTGATACCGCCGGGGTCATCCCGATCATGAACATCGCTGTCGGCATCGAGGTATGGGGCGGCCTGACGATCATTCTCCTGTACCTTCTCTCGGGCCTGAAGAGCGAGGAGGGAACCTGA
- a CDS encoding cation:proton antiporter subunit C — MFWNLPFIAVVVLCLIGLATIVMKKNLIKIFLGITIFESAVNLFLISLGYREGGIAPIYTTAPSIDMVMATPQALTLTSIVIGVATSALLLSFAVVIWKKYGTIDTDQIRRLRE; from the coding sequence ATGTTCTGGAACCTCCCCTTCATAGCCGTGGTGGTGCTGTGCCTGATCGGGCTTGCAACGATCGTAATGAAGAAGAACCTGATCAAGATCTTCCTCGGCATAACCATCTTTGAATCCGCGGTAAACCTCTTCCTGATCAGCCTCGGATACCGCGAGGGAGGGATCGCTCCTATCTATACGACAGCTCCGTCAATCGATATGGTCATGGCCACTCCGCAGGCGTTGACCCTCACTTCGATCGTTATCGGGGTTGCCACGAGTGCGCTCCTTCTCTCCTTCGCCGTGGTCATCTGGAAGAAGTACGGGACAATCGATACCGATCAGATCAGGAGGCTCCGCGAATGA